A region from the Candidatus Thiothrix putei genome encodes:
- the potA gene encoding spermidine/putrescine ABC transporter ATP-binding protein PotA — MNRSPILTLSNISKRFAAQEVLTDFHLTINDGEFFTILGPSGCGKTTVLRLIAGFEQPNEGQILLNGEDIAGIPAEKRPVNTVFQSYALFPHLTVFDNVAFGLKMAGVDAQNIAVRVADALAIVRLSDFANRKPHQLSGGQKQRVAIARAVVNRPKILLLDESLSALDYKLRQQMQLELKQLQRQLGITFVYVTHDQEEALSMSDRIVVMHNGQAQQVGTPREIYEAPCNLFVAQFIGEINVFDGEITHALGEYQYQALINGVEREIRCNHRFTAGDKVHVMLRPEDLRIDCRPNALERKGFPGIVLERNYTGQTLNSHIRLENGQAVTAHEFFDEDDPDFDYSINQKVGVDWVPGWEHVIPAERSGQA, encoded by the coding sequence TTGAACCGATCACCCATTCTGACCCTGAGCAATATCAGCAAACGGTTTGCTGCTCAGGAAGTGCTCACCGATTTTCACCTCACGATCAATGACGGCGAATTTTTCACGATCTTGGGCCCTTCGGGGTGCGGTAAAACCACCGTATTGCGGCTGATTGCGGGGTTTGAGCAACCGAATGAGGGGCAAATCTTGCTGAATGGTGAAGATATTGCCGGAATTCCAGCAGAAAAGCGCCCGGTGAATACTGTTTTCCAGAGTTATGCACTGTTTCCGCATCTGACGGTATTCGATAACGTGGCATTTGGTCTGAAAATGGCAGGGGTGGATGCGCAAAATATCGCAGTGCGGGTTGCCGATGCCTTAGCAATTGTGCGTTTATCCGATTTTGCCAACCGTAAGCCGCACCAGCTTTCCGGTGGGCAGAAACAACGGGTGGCGATTGCACGTGCTGTGGTGAATCGACCGAAAATTTTGTTGTTGGATGAATCACTTAGCGCACTCGATTATAAGTTGCGCCAGCAAATGCAATTGGAGCTCAAGCAATTGCAACGCCAATTGGGCATCACCTTCGTCTACGTGACTCATGATCAGGAAGAAGCCCTGTCGATGTCTGACCGGATTGTGGTGATGCACAATGGACAAGCGCAACAGGTTGGCACACCCCGTGAAATTTACGAAGCGCCCTGTAATCTGTTTGTGGCGCAATTTATCGGTGAAATCAATGTATTCGATGGGGAAATTACCCATGCGTTAGGTGAATACCAGTACCAGGCACTGATTAACGGCGTGGAACGTGAAATCCGCTGTAATCACCGTTTTACCGCAGGCGATAAGGTGCATGTGATGTTGCGCCCGGAAGATTTGCGTATTGATTGCCGCCCTAATGCACTGGAGCGCAAGGGGTTTCCCGGCATTGTGTTGGAGCGTAATTATACCGGGCAAACCCTGAACTCGCATATTCGTCTGGAAAACGGGCAAGCGGTAACGGCACACGAGTTTTTTGACGAAGATGACCCGGATTTTGATTACAGCATTAACCAAAAAGTGGGGGTGGATTGGGTTCCGGGTTGGGAGCATGTGATCCCTGCGGAAAGGTCGGGTCAAGCATGA
- a CDS encoding 50S ribosome-binding GTPase, producing MKITRRLRWLLAGGILLMTLLFLLFLFFATKNFLDLWDRLLLLPHWLFYSYSTVIVAVMGFSGWLIVKLVTGGRSTTAIKRPAPKPVTEASLTQDIAQIKAAGMDTAPLEVEIAELNERRTAGNAHIAFFGDVSTGKSSIIKALLPEAGVEINLRGGSTREIREYTWQTIAGDHLLLTDLPGRNEAEGTLDAAARDEAIRAHIVVYVTDSDLSRSQFQDLQELAAFGKPLLIAINKRDQYSAEEQAQLAQRIRARFDSAQRTGTAEPPEVLFIQSGGTEEIVRVYPDGREETVQRPRKMDVSALATHLQTEIDRRLETLSQQRDASVLHLVQEKLDLTREDYRRTQAEKIVRSSTHKAILGALASVSPGTDLVIQGVIGTRMVQELCKLYDSPVSQLDIDQFLNFSQGQLKKSIPLLLAVAGNGLKAFPGIGTVAGGLVHAVAYGLIFDALGKSVAHTLEQRGALKAAPAAATFQEMLSGNLEERTKTFARLVIEQYRGK from the coding sequence ATGAAAATTACCCGACGCTTACGCTGGCTACTCGCAGGCGGCATCTTACTGATGACGCTGCTGTTTTTGCTGTTCTTGTTTTTTGCTACCAAAAACTTCCTCGACTTGTGGGATAGGCTGCTGTTACTTCCGCACTGGCTATTTTACAGCTACAGCACTGTTATTGTAGCGGTGATGGGATTCAGCGGCTGGCTCATCGTGAAATTAGTCACTGGCGGGCGTTCCACCACAGCCATTAAGCGCCCTGCCCCCAAACCCGTCACTGAAGCCTCACTGACCCAAGACATCGCGCAAATCAAAGCAGCGGGCATGGATACAGCGCCGCTAGAAGTCGAAATCGCCGAATTAAACGAACGTAGAACGGCGGGAAATGCGCACATTGCCTTTTTCGGTGACGTTAGCACGGGAAAATCTTCCATTATCAAAGCGTTATTGCCGGAAGCGGGGGTAGAAATCAACCTGCGCGGCGGCTCCACCCGCGAGATTCGCGAATATACTTGGCAAACCATCGCTGGCGACCATTTACTCCTGACCGACCTACCGGGGCGCAATGAAGCAGAAGGCACACTCGATGCTGCTGCCCGCGACGAAGCGATTCGGGCACATATTGTGGTGTATGTCACCGATTCCGACCTCAGCCGCAGCCAATTTCAAGACTTGCAGGAACTGGCAGCATTCGGCAAGCCCTTACTGATTGCGATCAACAAACGCGACCAGTACAGTGCCGAAGAACAGGCACAGCTTGCCCAGCGCATCCGCGCCCGCTTCGACTCTGCGCAGCGGACAGGGACAGCCGAACCGCCGGAAGTATTGTTCATTCAATCCGGCGGCACGGAAGAAATCGTGCGAGTCTACCCCGATGGGCGTGAAGAAACCGTACAGCGCCCCCGCAAGATGGACGTTTCCGCCCTTGCCACTCACCTACAAACCGAAATCGACCGGCGGCTGGAAACGCTCTCACAACAACGCGATGCCAGCGTACTGCATTTGGTACAAGAAAAACTCGACCTCACCCGTGAAGATTATCGACGTACCCAAGCGGAAAAAATTGTGCGCAGTTCCACCCACAAAGCCATACTGGGCGCATTGGCTTCCGTCAGCCCCGGTACGGATCTGGTAATTCAGGGTGTGATTGGGACGCGCATGGTACAAGAACTCTGTAAACTGTACGATAGCCCGGTCAGTCAACTCGACATCGACCAATTCCTGAATTTCAGTCAGGGACAGTTGAAGAAGAGTATCCCACTGCTACTCGCTGTAGCAGGCAATGGTTTGAAAGCCTTCCCCGGCATTGGCACTGTCGCGGGTGGTTTGGTACATGCCGTGGCTTATGGGCTAATTTTTGACGCGCTCGGCAAATCAGTCGCGCACACCCTCGAACAACGCGGCGCACTCAAAGCAGCGCCCGCAGCAGCAACATTTCAGGAGATGCTCAGTGGAAATCTGGAAGAACGTACAAAAACATTTGCCAGATTGGTTATTGAACAATATCGGGGCAAATAA